A window of Lentibacillus sp. Marseille-P4043 contains these coding sequences:
- a CDS encoding response regulator transcription factor, with protein sequence MVKPAILIVEDEKKLSRVLQLELTYENYQTKIADNGKDALKLMEEEQWDLVLLDIMLPELSGLEVLRRIRRGDQHTPIILLTARDQVHDKVSGLDLGANDYVTKPFQIEELLARIRVHLRKQTVNVQQTKVLELDGLHIDLQTRQVNRNETPIELTPREYDLLVYLLKNKNIVLTREQLIENVWGYDYFGDTNVVDVYIRYLRQKVDNGFDKKYIQTVRGVGYMMKDAK encoded by the coding sequence ATGGTTAAACCAGCTATTTTAATTGTAGAAGATGAAAAGAAGCTAAGTCGTGTCTTACAACTGGAACTAACTTATGAAAATTACCAAACAAAGATTGCCGATAATGGAAAAGATGCACTCAAGTTAATGGAAGAGGAACAATGGGATTTGGTTTTACTCGATATCATGCTTCCGGAGTTGAGTGGATTGGAAGTTTTACGCCGAATCCGCCGGGGAGATCAGCATACACCGATTATTTTATTAACTGCTCGGGACCAGGTTCATGACAAAGTAAGCGGGTTGGATTTGGGTGCTAATGATTATGTGACAAAACCATTCCAAATCGAAGAACTATTGGCACGTATTCGGGTACATTTACGTAAACAGACTGTGAATGTGCAACAAACAAAAGTGCTTGAATTGGATGGTTTACATATTGATTTACAAACTAGACAGGTAAACCGAAACGAAACACCGATTGAACTAACCCCTCGGGAATACGATTTACTCGTATATTTGTTAAAAAACAAAAATATTGTATTAACGAGAGAACAATTAATCGAAAATGTGTGGGGATATGATTATTTTGGCGATACAAATGTGGTAGATGTGTATATCCGTTACCTTAGGCAGAAGGTGGATAATGGCTTTGATAAAAAGTATATTCAAACAGTACGTGGAGTAGGGTATATGATGAAGGATGCAAAATAA